One window of the Balaenoptera ricei isolate mBalRic1 chromosome X, mBalRic1.hap2, whole genome shotgun sequence genome contains the following:
- the LOC132357058 gene encoding uncharacterized protein LOC132357058, with protein sequence MALNSCQSAAAAEPGQPPRPPPPPRRPPGAAPASRGTTGHFTAAHTRSRPQGAGDAGGHRGEEPERPAARRGWAGTLRSAAPVSTPRGRHSRCPPNATPPSPLAPRPASAAPTFAQLGRRSFPAPHSGPATCLASRVRVVTTPRTARFLLSPPSHLPPNLLPTPAPRPPPRHGIRRGRPQCLSSRPRPSPARPVRPQRWAGGWAAAAAAAEAAAAAAEAARSTIYSRTRGAGLQVGSSLLLLGALLSGGASAPLRAGDADDGEVPGPC encoded by the exons ATGGCGCTCAATTCCTGCCAGAGTGCAGCCGCAGCCGAGCCCGGCCAGCCGCCCcgaccacccccgcccccgcgccggcCACCCGGCGCTGCGCCGGCCAGCCGAGGGACCACCGGGCACTTCACCGCAGCCCACACACGCTCTCGGCCCCAAGGCGCTGGGGACGCCGGAGGCCACCGCGGTGAGGAGCCGGAGCGACCCGCAGCGCGGCGAGGCTGGGCCGGGACGTTGCGCTCCGCGGCGCCCGTTTCCACTCCCCGAGGCCGCCACTCCCGCTGCCCACCCAACGCGACGCCCCCTAGCCCGCTCGCCCCGCGTCCAGCCTCAGCGGCGCCTACCTTCGCGCAGCTCGGTCGCCGCTCCTTCCCGGCTCCACACTCGGGCCCGGCAACGTGCCTGGCGAGTCGGGTACGGGTGGTAACCACCCCCCGAACCGCTCgctttcttctctcccctccctcgcACCTGCCCCCtaatctcctccccacccccgccccccgccccccgccccgccacggGATCCGCCGGGGCCGCCCCCAGTGCCTCAGCTCCCGCCCTCGGCCCTCGCCCGCCCGGCCCGTCAGGCCTCAGCGCTGGGCAGGCGGTTgggcggcggcggctgcagcggctgaggcggcggcggcggcggctgaagCGGCGCGGAGCACTATT TACTCCCGCACCCGCGGCGCCGGGCTCCAGGTGGGTTCCTCTCTGCTCCTGCTGGGCGCGCTGCTGTCGGGAGGAGCCTCAGCGCCTCTAAGGGCCGGAGACGCCGACGACGGGGAGGTTCCTGGGCCGTGTTGA